In Salinibaculum sp. SYNS191, the genomic window GCCATGTCGGTTCCGACGCCGGTCCACGGTTCGAGGACGACGGCGACGACGGCGACGACGATGGTGATGGCCGTGACGTCCGGCGAGACGAACTCCGTCGCGAACAGGACGACGGCGACGATGATGAGCCCGAAGACGACGAGGAGGTCGGCGGTCACCGCCGGCGGGGCCATACTAATGAGAGTCGCCCGAGGAGCGTTTCAAGCTCGTCGTCATCTCTGCGCGACCAGTGACGGAAGCGGACTCCGACCGTCACGCTCGCCCTCCGACGGGGAAGACGTAGAGCGGTCGCTGGTCCGCCGGTGCCCCCACGATGTCCCGCACGCGGTCGTCGCGGAAGGCACCGACCGAGACGGTTGCGAGGCCGAGGGCCTCGGCCTGCAAGGAGAGGTTCTCGCCGGCGTGACCGGCCTCCATCGGGACGTACCGCTGTCTCCCGCGTTCTCCGTACTTCCGGGTCGTTCGCTCGTCGACAGCGCAGACGACGATGTCGACCGCTGCTTCCTCGACGAACTCCTGATCGACTGCAGCAGCCTGTAGTTCGGACTGGAGGTTGCCAGTTCTGCCCCGGTCGAGTTCGTGACGCCCCGGTCGGTAGCGATAGACACCGCTTTCCAGCCCCTCCACGCCGGGGGACCCAACCACGACGTACACTTCCAGGGGATAGAGCGCGCCCGCGCTCGGTGCAGTCCTGAATCCCCTGTCCCGGTCAGTCACACCCTGCGTTGCCCAGAGCAACTGCCCGAGTTCGCTGCGCTCCAGCGCACGGTCGCTGTACGCCCGCCGGGAGCGGCGGTCGGCGATTGCCTCCTCGACCGAGACGTCGCTCTGGTCCCGTGGACGCGGAAGCGTGACGGACCCCTCGACCGACCACTCGTCGCCGTCGTCCGTGCGGACGAATCGGAATGCGCCGAAAACGAGGTCCAGAGCCAGCGACAGGCCTGCAACGACGAGCAGTGTGAGTATCGTTCGGCGTGACAGCCGTTCGAGCGCCATACGTGAACTGTCTACGATGAGCAAGAAAAGTCTATGCAGGGTTCCGGACGGACGAGCAGGACCCAGTGGAGCGAGACCACGGCTTAATAGAACGCGGGGCGCACAGTGTAGTATGACAGCACTGGACGATGTCGCGACGACCGTTCTCCGTCGACGGTATCTGCGGCAGAACGAGGCCGGTGAGGTCGTCGAAACCCCGGACGAGCTGTTTCGACGCGTCGCCGCGAACCTCGCGGCGGCCGAGGAACGGTTCGGCGGAGACGTCGAGAGGACCGAGGAACGGTTCGGCGGAGAGGTCGAGAAGACCGAGGAACGGTTCTACG contains:
- a CDS encoding SagB/ThcOx family dehydrogenase yields the protein MALERLSRRTILTLLVVAGLSLALDLVFGAFRFVRTDDGDEWSVEGSVTLPRPRDQSDVSVEEAIADRRSRRAYSDRALERSELGQLLWATQGVTDRDRGFRTAPSAGALYPLEVYVVVGSPGVEGLESGVYRYRPGRHELDRGRTGNLQSELQAAAVDQEFVEEAAVDIVVCAVDERTTRKYGERGRQRYVPMEAGHAGENLSLQAEALGLATVSVGAFRDDRVRDIVGAPADQRPLYVFPVGGRA